The following nucleotide sequence is from Alkalihalobacillus sp. LMS39.
AATCTATTATTGCCATAGCGCTTGCTTATCCTTCAAAGATGCGCAATGCCCCTAAAAGCACGCCAGGTGAAAGACGCGGAATCTTTTGCAGAGCATCATGGGGGAAAGATTATCATAGTATCTTAAAGGAAAAATTGCATTTGCTTGAGACGTTCATTATGCAAAAGATACCACAGGCACAATGTAAATCTATGGTCGATACTGGTGAGTTATCTGATAGGGCTGTAGCAGAGCGGGCTGGAATCGGATGGAGTGGTAAAAACTGTGCGATTATTACAAAAGAGTTCGGAAGCTATGTGTATTTAGGGGAGATGATATCCAATATTCCTTTTCCTCCTGATACACCCGCAACTGAGCAATGTGGAACGTGTAACCGCTGTGTCGATGCATGTCCTACCGGTGCTTTAGTCCAAGGTGGACAATTAAATTCAAGTGCATGCATTGCCTTTCTAACACAAACGAAAGGATTTTTGCCAAAGACGTATCGAGAAAAGTTAGGAAACCGGTTATATGGCTGTGATACTTGTCAGCAAGTTTGTCCTGAAAATAAGGGAAAGGATTTTCATCATCATGAGGAAATGGAACCTGACCCTGAAATCGCAAAGCCGAAATTAATTCCATTATTAACGCTAAGTAATCGAGAATTTAAAGAACGCTTTGGTCATATATCTGGTTCGTGGCGAGGGAAAAAGCCTATTCAACGAAATGCCATTATTGCACTAGCTCATTATAAAGACAAATCAGCATTACCCGTTTTAATCCAATTATTAGAGGAAGATCCTCGCCCTGTCATTCGTGGAACAGCAGCTTGGGCAATCGGAAAAATTGGTGGAGAAAAAGAAAGAGAATGTTTAGAATCAGCTAAAGAGAAAGAAAAAGATAGAGATGTGCAAAAAGAAATCGAAATGGGACTAAATTTACTAGAAGAATAGGTCATTTGTTCATGGAAAAGACGATTGAAATTAGGTAAGATGGAAACAAGACTTGAGTTGGAAGGAAGGGATAATATGACGACTCGGTCATGTGTATACTTTGATGAGATGGAAAGCATTCTTGGTCCGATGACGATTTTAGTGACAGAAAAAGGGGTTTGCAACATTCAGTTTGGTACGATGGAGTCCAGTGGACCAACGATGAAAGCTTGGCTAAAAAAACACGGATTAAAAGGAGAGCTAATTAGCGACAAAAAACGGGTATTTCCTACTATCGAACAATTACAACAGTATTTAAGTGGAGAAAGAATCACATTTGATGTACCGCTAGATTTATATGGTACACCGTTTCAAAAATGTGTCTGGAAAGCATTGCAACAAATCGGTTATGGGCAAACACGTTCATATAAACAAATCGCACAAGATATCGGGGCTCCAAAAGCAGTAAGAGCCGTAGGTGGAGCAAATAATCAAAACCCAATACCAATTATTATACCTTGTCATCGAGTGATTGGAAGCAATGGAGCAATGGTTGGATACGGGGGAGGATTAAAGAAAAAAGAAACACTTCTTCAACTCGAAGGAGTAATCGAAAAAATATCATAGTGGATATAAAAAGATAATCCATAACTCGGTGAAAACCGAGTTTTTTTGTGTTACGACTGTAACAATACTGGACTCAGTTCTATTGATGTTGTTTTCTTCATATGGTTAGTAGTGAAGAAATCTGGGCGGGAATAAGGGGGGTCTCACTTGAACTCGTATAGTGAGCAAATTAGAGAGCTAGCAGAAAAGCGAAATCAATGTTTTATAGATGGCAAAGAGCTAGAGACCGTTTTTTTAAATGCAAAGGAACAGGAATGTGTGAAAAGAAAACAGGATGGTTTACAAAAACGAAAAGGAGAAATTGTGAAGTCTACGGTTGATGGTGTGTTTTTAGGTCAAAGAAAATTTGAAGCAGAACATGTCGTCGACTATGTGTTACACTATCAGCATCTCATTAAACAAAAAGGCTCTTTTTTCTTAGAAGAAAATCGGCAGGAACGGAGAGCTACATTTATTGAAGGAAGATTAGAACGAGATATTGAACGGATTCCGCCACCAAATGAAAAGGTAGAAACGGCCATTGATCGGGTTTGGACCAATGACAGAGAAGCTCAGCGTTTTACGTATGATCGGCAAGCAGCAGTTAAATATGCTGAACGTTGGTGGAATGATTATAACCCACAATATAAAAAATTTAATGATAACTGCACGAACTTCATCTCACAATGTTTGCGGGCCGGGGGGATTCCGATGACTGGTTACCCGAATCGCTCCAAGGGCTGGTGGTACCGCGGAGATAACTGGAGCTTTAGTTGGAGTGTTGCTCACTCGTTTCGCTGGCAGTTAAGTGGAGCAACAACTGGATTACGTGGTCAGGAAATGTCAGCACCCGAACAGTTAATTCCTGGGGATGTCATTTGTTATGACTTTGATGGAGATGGAAGATGGCAGCATACAACAATCGTCGTTGCCAAAGATGAGGACGGTATGCCGTTAGTGAATGCTCAAACGACAAATAGTCGGATGCGCTATTGGGCGTACGAAGATTCAACAGCATGGACCCCTAACATTAAATATCGATTTTTTAAAATTATCGATTAATGAATAAACGAAAAAAATTTTCAAGATGTCCCGAAGGCATAACAGCCAACAGGACATCTTTTTCTTGTTTTCCTAACCGTTTATTTATGGAGTATGTACTTCTTGAACGAGGAAATTTTGTCTGTTGAAAATGTCGTAGCAAAAAGCAAGGATAATGAAATTTTGTATGAGTTAACAAATGAAAATAGAGAAATAAAGAAAGGTGCGAAAACTACATTCCACAAGTTCTTTCTGCTATAATGTTTCTTGATAAACATAGAAGAGGTGCAAATCGTGGGATTACATATTGTATTATACCAACCTGAAATACCAGCAAATACAGGAAACATTGCGAGAACTTGTGCAGGAACAAATACGTCCTTACATTTAATTAGACCACTCGGGTTTTCAACTGAAGATAAAATGTTAAAGCGAGCGGGGTGCGATTACTGGCCGAATGTTAAAATTCATTATTATGATTCTGTAAACGAATTATTTGAAACATTCCCAGAAGGACAATTTTATTTCATTGAAACCGTTGGAACGAAAAACTACAGTGAATTTGATTATAGCGATAAAACAAAGGATATATTCTTTGTCTTTGGAAGAGAAACAACAGGTTTACCAAAGGAATTGCTAGAGAATAAAAAAGATGTTTGTTTACGCATACCACAAACAGAGAAAGTTCGCTCGTTAAATGTTTCAAATACAGCCGCGATTGTTATATATGAGGCAATTCGCCAACAACAATTTGAAGGATTGTCATAAAGGCTAGAACCGATAAAAAAAAAGAATGGCCGTCCATTTCGGTGGCCATTCTTTTTTACTCATTAGTTTTTATGAGGTTTGTCTTCATAGCCTGCTGTAAAAATTGAAACAAGAAATACAGCACAGACACCTAAAATTAGAAGTGTTCCCATGTTATGTCCTCCTTAGAAAGCGATAAAGGCCATGCTCTTTTATTATAGTGCATTCATTGGGCGTTGTGAATGTATGAGAAGAGAAATTTGTGAGGAATTTTTCAATTGTGTATAATAAAGATAATCTCGAATAGGAAATGAGGGAAGAGTTATGTATGTCGTAATGAATGAATTACATGTTCCAAAAGAAGCAAAGGACCATTTATCGAAACGTTTTGGAGCAAGTGCCCAGAATATGAAAGAAGTACCAGGGTGTTTGGAATTTATGTTTTTAAACAATGAACAAGAAGACGGCAAGCAAATTGTGTTTACAAAATGGGAGTCAAAAGCAGACTATGAAGCTTGGTTACATAGTGATGCTTTTAAAAATGCCCATAAAGAAAAACGTGAATCAAAAGAAAAAGGGCCAACAACAAGTAACGAACTAAATGCATACGAAGTGCTATATCATACGTAATGAAGAAAGTGTATGAAAAGGAGAGTTCTCCTTCTCATGCACTTTTTATATGTGGAAGAAAAAGGAGAGATATAGGATTGCTTTTTTTGTCATTCGTATGTATGATCAGTTTGCAATGAATTTATGTTCGTGTAGGAGCTTATGATGAAAAACACTTATTTAACGAGTCACTTTCCTTTATTTTCAATCTTTTTATTTAGTACGGCCTTTTCCTTATACGCTGAAAGTTGGATTGTTTCTCAACTCATTTATTTTGGATTATACGAAGGTATGATGGATTTTTTCTCAGAAGGCGGAATTAAGCTAACATTACTTTTTCTCTTGCTTTTGTTATTTTTTATGATATTTTCTGCGTTAAAACTGATCTCTGATACGAATATTCAGTTGTCGTTATTATTTTTCTCAAAAGATGTAGAAGGAAACGATTTACAACGAATTCGATCAGGCTCTTGGATATTTTTAATTGCAAGTGCGGTTTCCTTATTAGTGACACAGCACCTTATCCTTATTGTCGGTTTATTCGTTGGTGCTGTGTTTATATATTTTGTGTTTTTCTTGTACAAAGTTAGTGAGTCTATGACGATTATGGGAATGATCGGTATGGTATTTTTTCATATGTTATTCTGGTTTACCTTTATCTTAACGGTCGCCTATGCGCTAATGAAGCTTTATAATAGTTTTATTGCAAGCTTACCTTTTTAGATAATTTATCGGACATTTGTTCTGCTATTTTGCGACAAATGCAGCTTTATTAATCCCTAATGGACATCTGTTCCGTTATATGTCTAAAACTAACAGTGAAACTCCCGGCTTTATATGAGTTAACGGAATAAATGTCCGCTAGTATTTTATAAACGGTGCTTTTTACTAAAGTAGCGGAACGTATGTCCTTAGCATTACCGTTTCAACAAAAAAAGCTGTCGAGAACATCGACAGCTTTATTTCATAATATCTCGCCATATTGATAAATGTGGTTTGCTATGGCGAACATTTGCCATGCTTTCTTGTTTATCTTTTCCTACCCATACTCCGGTCGTATATTCATTCCGAATACCAACAAACCAAAAGTCATGATAACCATTCGTTGTTCCTGTTTTCCCACCAATATAGGAGCTTGAAAGATGAGCTTGTTTCCCTGTTCCTTCTGTAACGACTTTGTTTAACAGTGTTTTCATTTTGTCATTTGTTTGAGAGGTCCAAACGCGAGTGGGAGAAGAGGACCATTCATATAGTGTATTTCCATTTAAATCTGTGACTTGTCGAATACCATACGCTTTTACAAACTCACCATCATTAGCAAATGTAGTGTACGCATTGGTTAATTCATATGTTGACATCCCATGAGAAAAACCGCCGAGGGCAGAAGGGAGTCCTTTGTCTTTCTCAATGACTTTTTCAAATTGAAACGGTTCTAAGTAGGAAAAAGCTGTTTCAATTCCAACTCGGTCTAAAATCCGAACAGCAGGTGTATTATAAGAGTGCATAAGCGCGGTTGAAATTGAAACATCGCCATATTCTCCACCACCGTAATTATTCGGACAATAATTATTCTTACAATAATTATTAGCGTTAATTTTGCTTTGAAGAGGGACTTCATACTCATTTAAATATGGTGCGTAAATCAATAAAGGTTTAATGGCTGAGCCTGGTTGACGGTAAGATTGATAGCCACGGTGAAAACCAAATTTTTCAAACCCTTTTCCACCGGTAATCGCCACAACTTCATGTGTTGGGTGATGAATGACAGTAGCTGCCCCTTGAATGCTGTTTGGCAAATGTTGATTAAATGCATCGACAGCCTTTTTTTGCATTGCAGGGTCTAATGCCGTTTCAATAATGATACCTTGCTCGAACAGCGTATTGACCCGTTCTTGTAATTGATTTTCAATAGCTGCTTTTTCTTCATCTGATGCGGTTTTCATTCTTTGTGAATAGCCTTCATTTTTAGCAATAAGCTGTTTAAATTCATGATGAATATACGTCACATAATCGGGATACTGATCAATTCGCTTACTTTGATTTAGTGTAATCTTCTCATTAACGGCTTCTTCAAACTCTTCGTCTGATATAGCGTTAACCTCTAGCATCTTTTGGAGTATCCATTGTTGTCGTAGAACAGTGTTATCATAGTTTGTTAATGGATTATAATGAGAAGGGTTGTTTGGAACAGCACTTAAAAAAGCAATTTCACCTAAAGTCAGTTCAGCACTCGGTTTACTAAAGTAAAAATGGCTTGCAGCTTCAAAGCCATAAATATTATTTTGAAAAAAGATAGTGTTAATATATAGCTCAATAATTTGTTCTTTAGTAAATGTTTCTTCTAGCTTAAATGCATATAAAAGTTCACTAATTTTTCGGTCATATGTTTGATTATGGCCTAAATATAAGTTTCTTACAAGCTGTTGAGTAACAGTGCTTGCGCCTTGTTCAATGGAGTTAGCTTGCATATTGACCATAAAGGCGCGTGCTATTGCAGAAGGGTCGTAACCTTTATGCTCAAAAAAACGGCGGTCTTCTGTGGCCAAAAAGGCTTCAATCACATGTGGAGGGATTTCATCATAAGGTAGATAAATTCGGTTTTCTGAATATACCTCTGATATGACCGCTTGATTTCGATCAACGATATAACTATTTGTTGAAAGTGAAATCGTATCGATTTGGATATTTTCATCTAATACTTCATCGATGGATTGCACATATGCCGCTTCTTCTGTTACAAGCACGAATATATAAGCAAACGAAAAGAAAAATAACAGTGTAATGAGTAAACCGGTAGCAATTCTCATATTCAATCATCCTTATTTTTTATCACTATTATTGTATCTTACTCTGAAACAGAAGACTAGATTGAAAGATTGGAAATTAAAAACTTAGATGAAAACATCCCAGTTGAATGCTGTAAAAGCAAACTGAATTTTAAAAAAGCGCGAGCATGTTCATGAGTGTTTGTGCATAGGATGAAATAAACCAGCTAGGTGAGAATAAGGAGGAGGAGCCACATACATGGATATTTTAAATAAGATAAGAGAATATCGTGAAGAAGAACAGAAGATGACGTGGCGTGGAACTTTTGCGGAATATTTGGAGATGGTAAAAGAAAGGCCGCATATCGCTCAGACAGCACATTCTCGTGTTTACAATATGATTAAGGATGCTGGTGTAGAAGAAGTTGATGACAAAAAAGTGTTTAATTTTTTTAGTGAACAGATGTATGGAATTGAAGATTCCATTGAAAAGTTAGTCGAAGAATACTTTCATTCGGCAGCCAAACGACTAGACGTGCGTAAACGTATTTTATTGCTAATGGGTCCTGTAAGTGGAGGGAAATCAACATTAGTTGCCATGTTAAAACGAGGGTTAGAACAATACTCTCGAACCGACAATGGCGCTGTTTATGCCATTGCAGGTTGTCCGATGCATGAAGATCCTCTCCATCTCATTCCCCATCATTTAAGAGATAATTTTTATGAAGAATACGGAATTAAAGTTGAAGGAAATCTTTCTCCATTAAATATGATGAGAGTGGAGAAAGAGTATGGTGGAAGAATTGAAGATGTGATGGTTGAGCGAGTATTTTTCTCTGAAGATAAACGTGTCGGAATAGGAACATTTAGCCCATCAGATCCAAAGTCACAGGATATTGCAGATTTAACAGGAAGTATTGACTTCTCTACGATTGCCGAATATGGATCGGAATCAGATCCACGTGCTTATCGATTTGATGGCGAGTTGAATAAAGCAAATAGAGGATTAATGGAGTTTCAAGAAATGCTAAAGTGTGATGAAAAGTTTTTATGGCATTTATTATCGTTGACACAAGAAGGGAATTTTAAAGCAGGACGTTTTGCCTTAATTTCAGCTGATGAATTGATTGTGGCTCACACAAATGAATCTGAATATAAAGCTTTTATATCAAATAAAAAGAATGAAGCGCTCCATTCACGAATTATCGTTATGAAAGTTCCATATAATTTAAAAGTGACGGAGGAAGAACGAATTTATAAAAAAATGATTAAAGAAAGTGATCTATCACATGTTCATATCGCACCACATGCATTAAAAATTGCCGCAATTTTCACAATATTAACGCGGCTAAGTGTACCGAAAAAAGCAGGTGTTGATTTAATTAAAAAAATGAAATTATATAATGGGGAAATGATTGAAGGGTACAATACTCAGGATGTGGAAGAACTGAAAAAAGAAGACCCAGACGAAGGAATGACAGGGATCGACCCACGTTATGTCATTAATCGAATTTCCTCGGCAATAATTCGCAAACAATTAACATCGATTAGTGCATTAGATGTACTTCGTTCCATTAAAGAAGGATTAGAATCACACGCATCGATTTCAAAAGAAGATAAAGAAAGATATATGGACTTTATTTCAATTGCTCGCAGAGAATATGATGACATTGCAAAAAAAGAAGTGCAAAAGGCTTTTGTATACTCTTATGATGAGTCTGCCAAAACATTAATGGATAACTATCTTGATAATGTGGAAGCGTATTGTAATAAAAATAAACTTCAAGACCCATTAACAGGAGAAGAAATGTCGCCTGATGAAAAATTAATGCGGTCGATTGAAGAACAAATCGGTATATCAGAAAATGCGAAAAAAGCGTTCAGAGAAGAAATTCTTATTCGTATTTCCGCGTATGCGAGGAAAGGGAAGAAGTTTGACTATAATTCACATGAAAGATTACGTGAAGCCATTCAGAAGAAACTATTTGCTGACTTAAAAGATATTGTTAAAATTACAACGTCAACAAAAACACCAGATGAATCACAATTGAAAAAAGTAAATGAAGTCATTGCAAGATTAATTGATGAGCACGGATACAATTCCGTTTCAGCGAATGAACTACTTCGCTATGTTGGAAGTTTGTTAAATCGATAATCAGAAAACCCGACTCTTAGAGTCGGGTTTTCTGATTAAAATAACCAAAATGATTTAATCTTTTTAAATAATGGATTTTCTTCATTACGATTTGGGTTTATTCTCTCTAAAGGATGGTAATCAGTATCAACAATCTTCCAAGGAACGGTTTGTCGATTAGGAGTCAGAGGAAGAGAACGGCGTGTAACGTCTTCATTGATTTGAGTATCTTCAATATCTCTAATTTCACTAGCAGACCAATCAGAAAAATCAATATTCCATCCTTTTATTTCACTTAAAGGAACCGTGGATACATCAATTTCAATGGGTTCTTCATTCATTGATTTTTGTATATTCTTGTCAGTGTCTTCAATCGTAAATGTAAGTTGATAACCTTTTTTTAAATGGACGTTTTCGGTTGACACTATCCCCTCTGTTAAATAAATGCTATATGTTTCTCCTGGTGTGTAGTTTCCTTTAGGGGGTAAAATGGTGATGGTTTGACTTCCATCGTGAATAATAAACGGGTCCATTTTCTTTCCGTTTGAATCAAGTAAATATAAATTGTTATCTGTAATGGAATGGTTGGCAATAGGTGAACTGAATGAAACCGACCAAGATTTATCTGGTTGTACGATATTATTTTTTGTTAACTGTTCAAAAGCAACTTCTTCATTTACTAATGTAATTGATTCAGGTTCTGCGACATCTTTAGGTAAATGTTTTAAAGCTTTTGGATATGTGTCTGTAGTATACGTAACATGATGTTCGTTTGATTGTGTTTGTAACAAGCGATAATAAACAAGGATTCCATCATCGCTTTGACGGATCGTACGAATTTGGATCTCTTCACCGTTTTCACGTTTCTCCTGTAACATGAGCTGAAGCATTCCATTTTCAATCGTATATGATACGCCATCTTCGTTAGGTGGTGATTCATTTGTTTGGGCATAAGCCGCTGCGAAATTAAAGAAAAAGAAAACAACGAAACTTATGGAAAGGGACAGTACGGTTTTCATCTCATCAC
It contains:
- the queG gene encoding tRNA epoxyqueuosine(34) reductase QueG; this encodes MSFAQLKQEVIAYSESIGIDKIGFASADPFLTLKERLLTQQQLGYQSGFEEPDIDKRVNPDKILPEAKSIIAIALAYPSKMRNAPKSTPGERRGIFCRASWGKDYHSILKEKLHLLETFIMQKIPQAQCKSMVDTGELSDRAVAERAGIGWSGKNCAIITKEFGSYVYLGEMISNIPFPPDTPATEQCGTCNRCVDACPTGALVQGGQLNSSACIAFLTQTKGFLPKTYREKLGNRLYGCDTCQQVCPENKGKDFHHHEEMEPDPEIAKPKLIPLLTLSNREFKERFGHISGSWRGKKPIQRNAIIALAHYKDKSALPVLIQLLEEDPRPVIRGTAAWAIGKIGGEKERECLESAKEKEKDRDVQKEIEMGLNLLEE
- a CDS encoding methylated-DNA--[protein]-cysteine S-methyltransferase is translated as MTTRSCVYFDEMESILGPMTILVTEKGVCNIQFGTMESSGPTMKAWLKKHGLKGELISDKKRVFPTIEQLQQYLSGERITFDVPLDLYGTPFQKCVWKALQQIGYGQTRSYKQIAQDIGAPKAVRAVGGANNQNPIPIIIPCHRVIGSNGAMVGYGGGLKKKETLLQLEGVIEKIS
- a CDS encoding amidase domain-containing protein, whose product is MNSYSEQIRELAEKRNQCFIDGKELETVFLNAKEQECVKRKQDGLQKRKGEIVKSTVDGVFLGQRKFEAEHVVDYVLHYQHLIKQKGSFFLEENRQERRATFIEGRLERDIERIPPPNEKVETAIDRVWTNDREAQRFTYDRQAAVKYAERWWNDYNPQYKKFNDNCTNFISQCLRAGGIPMTGYPNRSKGWWYRGDNWSFSWSVAHSFRWQLSGATTGLRGQEMSAPEQLIPGDVICYDFDGDGRWQHTTIVVAKDEDGMPLVNAQTTNSRMRYWAYEDSTAWTPNIKYRFFKIID
- the trmL gene encoding tRNA (uridine(34)/cytosine(34)/5-carboxymethylaminomethyluridine(34)-2'-O)-methyltransferase TrmL encodes the protein MGLHIVLYQPEIPANTGNIARTCAGTNTSLHLIRPLGFSTEDKMLKRAGCDYWPNVKIHYYDSVNELFETFPEGQFYFIETVGTKNYSEFDYSDKTKDIFFVFGRETTGLPKELLENKKDVCLRIPQTEKVRSLNVSNTAAIVIYEAIRQQQFEGLS
- a CDS encoding antibiotic biosynthesis monooxygenase, which translates into the protein MYVVMNELHVPKEAKDHLSKRFGASAQNMKEVPGCLEFMFLNNEQEDGKQIVFTKWESKADYEAWLHSDAFKNAHKEKRESKEKGPTTSNELNAYEVLYHT
- a CDS encoding DUF5366 family protein; the encoded protein is MMKNTYLTSHFPLFSIFLFSTAFSLYAESWIVSQLIYFGLYEGMMDFFSEGGIKLTLLFLLLLLFFMIFSALKLISDTNIQLSLLFFSKDVEGNDLQRIRSGSWIFLIASAVSLLVTQHLILIVGLFVGAVFIYFVFFLYKVSESMTIMGMIGMVFFHMLFWFTFILTVAYALMKLYNSFIASLPF
- a CDS encoding transglycosylase domain-containing protein; translation: MRIATGLLITLLFFFSFAYIFVLVTEEAAYVQSIDEVLDENIQIDTISLSTNSYIVDRNQAVISEVYSENRIYLPYDEIPPHVIEAFLATEDRRFFEHKGYDPSAIARAFMVNMQANSIEQGASTVTQQLVRNLYLGHNQTYDRKISELLYAFKLEETFTKEQIIELYINTIFFQNNIYGFEAASHFYFSKPSAELTLGEIAFLSAVPNNPSHYNPLTNYDNTVLRQQWILQKMLEVNAISDEEFEEAVNEKITLNQSKRIDQYPDYVTYIHHEFKQLIAKNEGYSQRMKTASDEEKAAIENQLQERVNTLFEQGIIIETALDPAMQKKAVDAFNQHLPNSIQGAATVIHHPTHEVVAITGGKGFEKFGFHRGYQSYRQPGSAIKPLLIYAPYLNEYEVPLQSKINANNYCKNNYCPNNYGGGEYGDVSISTALMHSYNTPAVRILDRVGIETAFSYLEPFQFEKVIEKDKGLPSALGGFSHGMSTYELTNAYTTFANDGEFVKAYGIRQVTDLNGNTLYEWSSSPTRVWTSQTNDKMKTLLNKVVTEGTGKQAHLSSSYIGGKTGTTNGYHDFWFVGIRNEYTTGVWVGKDKQESMANVRHSKPHLSIWRDIMK
- a CDS encoding PrkA family serine protein kinase, whose amino-acid sequence is MDILNKIREYREEEQKMTWRGTFAEYLEMVKERPHIAQTAHSRVYNMIKDAGVEEVDDKKVFNFFSEQMYGIEDSIEKLVEEYFHSAAKRLDVRKRILLLMGPVSGGKSTLVAMLKRGLEQYSRTDNGAVYAIAGCPMHEDPLHLIPHHLRDNFYEEYGIKVEGNLSPLNMMRVEKEYGGRIEDVMVERVFFSEDKRVGIGTFSPSDPKSQDIADLTGSIDFSTIAEYGSESDPRAYRFDGELNKANRGLMEFQEMLKCDEKFLWHLLSLTQEGNFKAGRFALISADELIVAHTNESEYKAFISNKKNEALHSRIIVMKVPYNLKVTEEERIYKKMIKESDLSHVHIAPHALKIAAIFTILTRLSVPKKAGVDLIKKMKLYNGEMIEGYNTQDVEELKKEDPDEGMTGIDPRYVINRISSAIIRKQLTSISALDVLRSIKEGLESHASISKEDKERYMDFISIARREYDDIAKKEVQKAFVYSYDESAKTLMDNYLDNVEAYCNKNKLQDPLTGEEMSPDEKLMRSIEEQIGISENAKKAFREEILIRISAYARKGKKFDYNSHERLREAIQKKLFADLKDIVKITTSTKTPDESQLKKVNEVIARLIDEHGYNSVSANELLRYVGSLLNR
- a CDS encoding Ig-like domain-containing protein, producing the protein MKTVLSLSISFVVFFFFNFAAAYAQTNESPPNEDGVSYTIENGMLQLMLQEKRENGEEIQIRTIRQSDDGILVYYRLLQTQSNEHHVTYTTDTYPKALKHLPKDVAEPESITLVNEEVAFEQLTKNNIVQPDKSWSVSFSSPIANHSITDNNLYLLDSNGKKMDPFIIHDGSQTITILPPKGNYTPGETYSIYLTEGIVSTENVHLKKGYQLTFTIEDTDKNIQKSMNEEPIEIDVSTVPLSEIKGWNIDFSDWSASEIRDIEDTQINEDVTRRSLPLTPNRQTVPWKIVDTDYHPLERINPNRNEENPLFKKIKSFWLF